The following proteins are encoded in a genomic region of Pseudoxanthomonas suwonensis 11-1:
- the hisC gene encoding histidinol-phosphate transaminase: MSGDLLSLVREDLRGFGGYSSARSHALDGEIWLNANESPWANPADSGSSCRRYPDPQPAPLVQALSRLYGCEPAQVLVGRGSDEAIDLLVRALCVPRRDAIVTTPPVFGMYAVSARLQDARLLEVPLVDGAAGFTVDLEAVARAAEQGVAKLVFLCSPSNPTGGDVPLDGIAALARRLAGRALVVVDEAYGEFSGQPSATTLIGEHANIAVLRTLSKAHALAAARIGTLIADPALIRVLRACQAPYPIPTPCADLAIAGLSPEALARTAERVAVVRSERARLAAALASAPGVRRVYPSSGNYLLVRFDDAQAAFDGLLAAGVVVRDQRAAPRLGDALRITIGTPEQNQRVLAVLAALEAAA, encoded by the coding sequence ATGAGCGGTGATCTCCTGTCGCTGGTCCGCGAGGACCTGCGCGGCTTCGGTGGCTACAGCTCGGCGCGCAGCCACGCCCTGGACGGCGAGATCTGGCTCAACGCCAACGAGAGTCCCTGGGCCAATCCTGCCGATTCCGGCAGCAGCTGCCGGCGCTATCCGGATCCGCAGCCTGCACCGCTGGTGCAGGCGCTGTCGCGGCTGTACGGCTGCGAGCCTGCGCAGGTGCTGGTGGGACGTGGCAGCGACGAGGCCATCGACCTGCTGGTGCGTGCGCTGTGCGTGCCGCGGCGCGACGCGATCGTGACCACGCCGCCGGTGTTCGGCATGTACGCGGTCAGCGCCCGCCTGCAGGATGCGCGCCTGCTGGAAGTGCCGCTGGTTGATGGCGCGGCCGGCTTCACCGTGGATCTGGAGGCCGTCGCCAGGGCGGCGGAGCAGGGCGTTGCGAAGCTGGTATTCCTGTGCAGTCCATCCAATCCCACCGGCGGCGACGTGCCGCTCGACGGCATCGCCGCGCTGGCCAGGCGCCTGGCGGGCCGGGCCCTGGTGGTGGTGGACGAGGCCTATGGCGAATTCTCCGGGCAGCCCTCGGCGACCACGCTGATCGGCGAGCACGCCAACATCGCCGTGCTGCGTACCCTGTCCAAGGCGCATGCGCTGGCTGCCGCGCGCATCGGCACCCTCATCGCCGATCCTGCGCTGATCCGCGTGCTGCGTGCCTGCCAGGCGCCGTACCCGATCCCGACGCCGTGCGCCGACCTGGCCATTGCCGGCCTGTCGCCCGAGGCGCTGGCTCGCACCGCCGAGCGGGTGGCCGTGGTGCGCAGCGAGCGCGCGCGGCTGGCCGCTGCGCTGGCGTCCGCGCCGGGCGTGCGCCGGGTCTATCCGTCCTCCGGCAACTACCTGCTGGTGCGCTTCGACGATGCCCAGGCCGCGTTCGACGGCCTGCTGGCCGCCGGCGTGGTGGTGCGCGACCAGCGCGCCGCGCCCCGGCTCGGTGACGCGCTGCGCATCACCATCGGTACCCCCGAACAGAACCAACGCGTGCTGGCCGTGCTGGCCGCACTGGAAGCCGCTGCATGA
- the hisA gene encoding 1-(5-phosphoribosyl)-5-[(5-phosphoribosylamino)methylideneamino]imidazole-4-carboxamide isomerase produces MGFTVYPALDIRGGRVVRLAQGDYARETRYGDDPLPRAAAFAEAGARWMHLVDLDAAKAGGYTLAPLLGDIARTTGLQVQTGGGVRGRDDVARILDAGAARVVVGSLSVRQPETVIGWLAEFGGDRITVALDTRQDEAGTWQLPVHGWTENAGVTLDELLPRFAAAGLRHLLCTDIARDGMLSGPNLGLYAHLAGLAPGVAVQASGGVRDAADVAGARQAGCAGAVLGRALLEGRLQLGDALAVEEAAPC; encoded by the coding sequence ATGGGATTCACCGTCTACCCGGCGCTGGACATCCGTGGCGGGCGCGTCGTGCGCCTGGCCCAGGGCGACTATGCGCGCGAGACCCGGTACGGAGACGATCCGCTGCCGCGCGCGGCGGCATTCGCCGAGGCCGGCGCGCGCTGGATGCACCTGGTCGACCTGGACGCCGCCAAGGCCGGCGGCTACACCCTGGCCCCGCTGCTGGGCGATATCGCCCGCACCACCGGCCTGCAGGTGCAGACCGGCGGTGGCGTGCGTGGCCGCGACGACGTCGCCCGGATCCTCGATGCCGGCGCCGCGCGGGTGGTGGTCGGCTCGCTTTCCGTGCGCCAGCCGGAGACGGTGATCGGCTGGCTTGCCGAGTTCGGCGGCGATCGCATCACCGTGGCCCTGGACACCCGCCAGGACGAGGCTGGCACGTGGCAGCTGCCGGTGCACGGCTGGACCGAGAACGCCGGCGTCACCCTGGACGAGCTGCTGCCTCGCTTCGCCGCCGCCGGCCTGCGCCACCTGCTGTGCACCGATATCGCCCGAGACGGCATGTTGTCCGGCCCGAACCTCGGGCTGTACGCGCACCTTGCGGGCCTGGCACCGGGCGTGGCGGTGCAGGCCTCCGGCGGCGTGCGCGACGCGGCCGACGTGGCCGGCGCACGCCAGGCCGGTTGCGCGGGCGCCGTACTCGGTCGGGCGCTGCTGGAAGGGCGGCTGCAGCTGGGCGATGCGCTGGCCGTCGAGGAGGCCGCGCCATGCTGA
- the hisB gene encoding bifunctional histidinol-phosphatase/imidazoleglycerol-phosphate dehydratase HisB gives MTPILFIDRDGTLIEEPEDFQIDAYEKLRFVSGVIPALLKLRDAGYQFVMVSNQDGLGTDEYPRDTFDGPHQLMMQVFESQGIRFRDVLIDCSWPHENRPTRKPGIGLVLPYIQDRSIDWKRSAMVGDRPTDNEFAANLGIRAFQLKTPQFGGEWDWAGIAHELADAPRRAVVQRNTKETKIRVAVDLDRVADPKIHTGLPFYDHMLEQIGKHGGFALEIEAEGDLHIDEHHTIEDTALALGQALREALGDKRGIGRYGFTLPMDETQASAALDFSGRPYLVYEGSFVRERVGDMPTELVPHFFRSLCDAAGLNLHITVSGDNDHHKIEASFKALARALRQAIRREGDALPSTKGVL, from the coding sequence ATGACCCCCATCCTTTTCATCGACCGCGACGGCACCCTGATCGAGGAGCCGGAAGATTTCCAGATCGACGCCTACGAGAAGCTGCGCTTCGTCAGCGGCGTGATCCCGGCGCTGCTCAAGCTGCGCGACGCCGGCTACCAGTTCGTGATGGTCTCCAACCAGGACGGCCTGGGCACGGACGAGTATCCGCGGGACACCTTCGACGGCCCGCACCAGCTGATGATGCAGGTGTTCGAGAGCCAGGGCATCCGCTTCCGCGACGTGCTGATCGACTGCAGCTGGCCGCACGAGAACAGGCCCACCCGCAAGCCGGGCATCGGCCTGGTCCTGCCCTATATCCAGGACCGCTCGATCGACTGGAAGCGCTCGGCCATGGTCGGCGACCGCCCGACCGACAACGAGTTCGCCGCCAACCTCGGCATCCGCGCGTTCCAGCTGAAGACCCCGCAGTTTGGCGGCGAGTGGGACTGGGCCGGCATCGCCCACGAGCTGGCCGATGCGCCGCGGCGCGCCGTGGTCCAGCGCAACACGAAGGAAACGAAGATCCGCGTCGCCGTCGACCTGGACCGCGTGGCCGATCCGAAGATCCACACCGGCCTGCCGTTCTACGACCACATGCTGGAGCAGATCGGCAAGCACGGCGGCTTCGCCCTGGAGATCGAGGCCGAGGGCGACCTGCACATCGACGAGCACCACACGATCGAGGACACCGCCCTGGCCCTGGGCCAGGCGCTGCGCGAGGCGCTGGGGGACAAGCGCGGCATCGGCCGCTACGGCTTCACCTTGCCGATGGACGAGACCCAGGCCAGCGCGGCGCTGGATTTCAGCGGGCGCCCGTACCTGGTCTACGAGGGCAGCTTCGTGCGCGAGCGCGTCGGCGACATGCCCACCGAGCTGGTGCCGCACTTCTTCCGCTCGCTGTGCGACGCGGCGGGCCTGAACCTGCACATCACCGTGAGTGGCGACAACGACCACCACAAGATCGAGGCGAGCTTCAAGGCGCTGGCGCGTGCACTGCGCCAGGCCATCCGCCGCGAGGGCGACGCCCTGCCGTCGACCAAGGGGGTCCTGTGA
- the hisH gene encoding imidazole glycerol phosphate synthase subunit HisH, which translates to MSAGGKRVVVIDAGGANLGSVCYALERLGVQPEVVDSASGLERADRVILPGVGAAPEGMRRLHAQGLVEPLRRLQAPLMGICLGMQLLYERSDEGDVECLGLLPGVVHHLPQLTCIRVPHMGWNGLRKLRDSPLLDGVEEGAKAYFVHSYAAPITAATVAATDHGSLFTAVVHDGLRCGAQFHPERSAATGARILRNFLEMDF; encoded by the coding sequence GTGAGCGCGGGCGGCAAACGCGTTGTAGTCATCGATGCCGGCGGCGCCAACCTCGGTTCGGTCTGCTACGCGCTGGAACGCCTGGGCGTGCAGCCCGAGGTGGTCGACAGCGCGTCCGGGCTGGAGCGTGCCGACCGGGTGATCCTGCCCGGCGTCGGTGCCGCGCCCGAAGGCATGCGCCGCCTGCACGCACAGGGCCTGGTCGAACCACTGCGTCGCCTGCAGGCGCCGCTGATGGGCATATGCCTGGGCATGCAGCTGCTGTACGAGCGCTCGGACGAGGGCGACGTCGAGTGCCTGGGCCTGCTGCCAGGCGTGGTCCACCACCTGCCGCAGCTGACCTGCATCCGCGTGCCACACATGGGCTGGAACGGGCTGCGCAAGCTGCGCGATTCGCCGCTGCTGGACGGCGTGGAGGAGGGCGCGAAGGCCTACTTCGTGCACAGCTACGCCGCGCCGATCACCGCCGCCACCGTCGCCGCCACGGACCACGGCAGCCTGTTCACCGCGGTGGTCCATGACGGCCTGCGCTGTGGCGCGCAGTTCCATCCGGAGCGTTCGGCCGCCACCGGCGCGCGCATCCTCCGCAATTTCCTGGAGATGGATTTCTGA